The following coding sequences are from one Mycolicibacterium aichiense window:
- a CDS encoding MCE family protein, with amino-acid sequence MDARPGENRLPDGWWTVILVAAIGVFFFVTGTAFAGTFRSYVPVTITSDRSGLVMETGAKVKMRGVQVGRVAAIGGGHGPASLRLEIDPDQIRYIPANVGAQIRSTTVFGAKFVDLVYPDDPSPKRLAAGAVLRSANVTTEVNTVFENVVNLLDMVDPAKLNAVLTAVADGVRGQGPRMGQATTDLNQVLTALNERSDTIRADWRSFKNFNDTYAAAAPDIVAILNSASTVSTTVADRSQALDTLLLNTIGFAQSGHDLLESSGGNLVRAANILEPTTALLLKYNPVYTCWLQGATWTLNNGGYEAWGGKDGKSAVFDIALLLGNDPYQYPDNLPIVGAKGGPGGKPGCGSLPDVTKNFPVRQLVTNTGWGTGLDIRPNPGLGHPCWADWFPVTRGNPRPPSIRQCLPGPAPGPDPGPGMPPYGAAWYGPGGVPLWPGVPPAPEPPPAQPQPTEGQP; translated from the coding sequence ATGGACGCCCGCCCCGGTGAGAACCGTCTTCCCGACGGCTGGTGGACCGTCATACTCGTGGCGGCGATCGGCGTCTTCTTCTTCGTGACCGGAACCGCGTTCGCCGGCACGTTCCGCTCCTACGTGCCGGTCACCATAACCTCGGACCGCTCCGGACTTGTCATGGAGACCGGCGCCAAAGTGAAGATGCGCGGAGTGCAGGTCGGACGCGTCGCCGCCATCGGCGGTGGACACGGTCCGGCCAGTCTGCGACTCGAGATCGATCCCGACCAGATCCGTTACATCCCGGCGAATGTCGGCGCACAGATCAGGTCCACCACTGTCTTCGGCGCCAAGTTCGTCGACCTCGTTTACCCCGACGACCCGAGCCCGAAGCGCTTGGCCGCCGGCGCGGTACTGCGTTCGGCCAATGTCACCACCGAGGTCAACACCGTCTTCGAGAATGTCGTCAACCTGCTCGACATGGTCGACCCCGCCAAACTGAACGCCGTGCTGACGGCGGTCGCCGACGGAGTTCGCGGGCAAGGCCCCCGGATGGGCCAGGCGACCACCGACCTCAACCAGGTCCTCACGGCGCTCAACGAGCGCAGTGACACGATCCGCGCGGATTGGCGATCCTTCAAGAACTTCAACGACACCTACGCCGCGGCCGCACCCGACATCGTGGCCATCCTCAACTCCGCCAGCACCGTCAGCACCACCGTCGCCGACCGATCACAGGCATTGGACACGTTGCTGCTCAACACAATCGGGTTCGCCCAGTCCGGCCACGACCTGCTGGAAAGCAGTGGCGGCAACCTGGTACGCGCGGCGAACATCCTGGAGCCCACGACGGCATTGCTGCTCAAGTACAACCCCGTCTACACATGCTGGCTGCAAGGCGCGACCTGGACGCTGAACAATGGCGGCTACGAGGCCTGGGGCGGCAAGGACGGCAAGTCCGCGGTGTTCGACATCGCGCTACTGCTGGGCAACGACCCCTATCAGTATCCGGACAACCTGCCTATCGTCGGCGCCAAAGGCGGCCCCGGTGGAAAGCCCGGCTGCGGGTCGCTACCGGACGTCACCAAGAACTTCCCGGTGCGCCAACTCGTCACGAACACCGGCTGGGGCACGGGCCTGGACATCCGGCCCAATCCCGGTCTGGGGCATCCCTGTTGGGCGGACTGGTTCCCGGTGACTCGTGGCAATCCGCGGCCGCCCAGCATCCGGCAGTGCCTGCCCGGACCCGCTCCGGGACCCGACCCGGGTCCGGGCATGCCGCCCTACGGCGCGGCCTGGTACGGCCCCGGTGGCGTGCCGCTGTGGCCGGGCGTCCCGCCCGCACCGGAACCCCCGCCAGCACAACCGCAACCGACGGAGGGCCAGCCGTGA
- a CDS encoding response regulator: MSDSSRAIDVLLIEDDPGDELITREAFEHNKLKNTLHVVHDGQEGLDYLYRRGPFADAPRPDLILLDLNLPKYDGRQLLEKIKSDDDLSTIPVVVLTTSSAEEDILRSYKLHANAYVTKPVDLDQFMSAVRQIDEFFVQVVRLPGGSQNR; this comes from the coding sequence ATGAGCGACAGCAGTCGCGCCATCGACGTCCTGCTCATCGAGGACGACCCCGGAGACGAGCTCATCACCCGGGAGGCGTTCGAGCACAACAAGCTCAAGAACACCCTGCATGTGGTGCACGACGGGCAGGAAGGCCTGGACTATCTGTACCGGCGCGGCCCATTCGCCGATGCTCCTCGCCCGGACCTCATCCTGCTGGACCTGAACCTGCCCAAATACGACGGGCGGCAGCTGCTGGAGAAGATCAAATCCGACGACGACCTCAGCACCATCCCGGTGGTGGTGCTCACCACGTCGTCGGCCGAAGAGGACATCCTGCGCAGCTACAAGCTGCACGCCAACGCCTACGTCACCAAACCGGTCGACCTCGACCAGTTCATGAGCGCGGTCCGGCAGATCGACGAGTTCTTCGTCCAGGTGGTTCGGCTGCCGGGGGGCTCACAGAACCGGTGA
- a CDS encoding MlaE family ABC transporter permease gives MSLDTMVVMFQPPFAWREYLLQTWFVARVSVLPALMLTLPYSVLLVFTFNILLGEFGATDFSGTGAAIGTVNQIGPIVTVLVVSGAGATAMCADLGARTIREELDALRVMGINPIQALVVPRVLAATTVALALSATVILAGLTGAYIFCVYIQHVSPGAFAAGMTLLTGMGDVLVSLTKATLFGLSAGLIACYKGISVGGGPAGVGNAVNETVVFTFMVLFAINVIVTAVGIQFTVG, from the coding sequence ATGTCGCTGGACACCATGGTTGTGATGTTCCAGCCCCCCTTCGCCTGGCGTGAATACCTGCTGCAGACCTGGTTCGTCGCGCGCGTTTCAGTGCTCCCGGCACTCATGCTCACTCTGCCGTACTCAGTGCTGCTGGTGTTCACCTTCAATATCCTGCTCGGCGAATTCGGTGCCACCGATTTCTCCGGGACGGGCGCCGCGATCGGCACCGTCAACCAAATCGGGCCCATTGTCACCGTTTTGGTTGTCTCGGGTGCCGGTGCCACCGCCATGTGCGCCGATCTGGGAGCTCGCACCATCCGGGAAGAACTCGACGCCCTACGGGTGATGGGCATCAATCCGATTCAGGCACTGGTGGTTCCACGGGTGCTCGCGGCCACCACTGTTGCGCTGGCATTGTCGGCGACCGTGATCCTGGCAGGGTTGACCGGCGCCTACATCTTCTGCGTCTACATCCAGCACGTCTCCCCCGGCGCATTCGCCGCGGGTATGACCCTATTGACCGGTATGGGTGACGTTCTCGTCTCGCTCACAAAGGCAACGCTTTTCGGCCTCTCCGCCGGACTGATCGCCTGCTACAAGGGCATCTCTGTGGGCGGCGGCCCGGCCGGTGTCGGTAACGCGGTCAATGAGACCGTCGTGTTCACCTTCATGGTGCTGTTCGCGATCAACGTGATCGTGACCGCCGTGGGCATCCAGTTCACGGTGGGATGA
- a CDS encoding ABC transporter permease produces the protein MSVSTPSRLHPKLLSGVQGATTGWKRIGAQTRFYVTTLVAIPEAVTRYHKELLRLIAQMGLGAGALAVVGGTVAIVGFLTMTTGALVAVQGYNQLSSVGFEALTGFASAFFNVRLIVPGTVSVALSATIGAGATAQLGAMRINEEIDALEVIGIRSVTYLASTRVLAGVIVVIPLYCIAVMMAFLAARTGTVAIYGQGSGVYDHYFNTFLNPTDVIWSFVQSVAMTVVIMLVHTYYGFTARGGPAGVGEAVGRAVRTSMVVAAVEIVMISLAVYGQSGNFNLAG, from the coding sequence GTGAGTGTCAGCACGCCCAGTAGATTGCACCCGAAGCTGCTCAGCGGTGTGCAGGGCGCCACCACGGGCTGGAAGCGGATCGGAGCCCAAACCCGGTTCTATGTCACGACTTTGGTTGCCATACCGGAGGCGGTCACCCGCTATCACAAAGAGCTGTTGCGCCTCATCGCCCAGATGGGCCTCGGCGCAGGCGCTCTGGCAGTCGTGGGTGGCACCGTCGCGATCGTCGGATTCCTGACCATGACCACCGGCGCTCTGGTCGCCGTACAGGGCTACAACCAATTGTCCTCGGTCGGCTTCGAGGCGTTGACCGGTTTCGCGTCGGCCTTCTTCAACGTCCGCCTCATCGTGCCAGGAACCGTGTCGGTGGCGTTGTCCGCGACGATCGGCGCCGGAGCCACCGCGCAGCTCGGCGCGATGAGGATCAACGAGGAGATCGACGCACTCGAGGTGATCGGCATCCGCTCGGTCACCTACCTGGCCTCGACTCGCGTATTGGCCGGCGTGATCGTCGTGATCCCGTTGTACTGCATCGCCGTCATGATGGCGTTTCTGGCGGCGCGTACCGGAACCGTCGCCATCTACGGGCAGGGTTCAGGCGTCTACGACCACTACTTCAACACCTTCCTCAACCCCACCGACGTGATCTGGTCGTTCGTGCAGTCCGTGGCGATGACCGTCGTAATCATGCTGGTGCACACCTATTACGGCTTCACCGCGAGGGGCGGCCCCGCCGGTGTCGGTGAGGCGGTCGGGCGCGCGGTGCGCACGTCGATGGTGGTGGCAGCGGTCGAGATCGTGATGATCTCCCTGGCTGTCTACGGACAGTCGGGCAACTTCAACCTGGCCGGGTGA
- a CDS encoding sensor histidine kinase produces the protein MKEVAGTRLSGMTVRGWLSVVLLMLGVVVFGGALVAAVLLNRTDETSRQLIDNIQPARVAAYQLQAALRDQETAVRGYVIAADEQFLSPYYEGQRTEQTAAQAIRHQLAGRPELLADLDAIENSAATWRGQYAGPLIASVTPGSPSVLTKATAEAGKSKFDSLRGLFDAQNQHLAAARTDAVQQLDTAQAWRDRASAVVIAAFLITGFAITILVRNAVTRPMEALASACRRITKGNFDEQIIPEGPKDIRAIAADVEGMRRRIVDELEASSEARAQLDEQAAELRRSNAELEQFAYVASHDLQEPLRKVASFCQLLEKRYGDQLDERGHQYIDFAVDGAKRMQVLINDLLTFSRVGRLHATQVDVKLDTVLDAAIANVATAIEETGAEITRSGPLPTVTGDPTLLTMLWQNLVSNAVKFRRDDVAPRIAITSETGTGDDEGQWVFTFSDNGIGIADEFVDKVFVIFQRLHGRDAYAGTGIGLALVKKIVEHHGGTISIDTAYDGGTRFRFTLPAHIAPDTRALQLEGTAS, from the coding sequence ATGAAAGAGGTTGCGGGCACCCGGCTGTCCGGTATGACGGTGCGGGGCTGGCTCAGCGTCGTGCTGTTGATGCTCGGTGTGGTGGTGTTCGGCGGCGCACTGGTGGCGGCGGTGCTACTCAACCGAACCGACGAGACCAGCCGGCAGCTGATCGACAACATTCAGCCCGCGCGTGTCGCCGCCTACCAGCTGCAGGCCGCGTTGCGTGATCAGGAGACCGCGGTTCGCGGCTATGTCATCGCCGCCGACGAACAGTTCTTATCGCCCTACTACGAGGGCCAGCGCACCGAACAGACTGCAGCGCAGGCTATTCGACATCAGCTCGCCGGACGCCCCGAGTTACTCGCCGACCTTGACGCGATAGAGAACTCGGCGGCGACCTGGCGGGGCCAATACGCGGGTCCGCTGATCGCCAGCGTCACACCTGGCTCACCGAGCGTGTTGACGAAGGCCACCGCGGAAGCCGGGAAGTCGAAATTCGATTCCCTGCGAGGGCTTTTCGACGCGCAGAATCAGCACCTCGCCGCCGCCCGCACCGACGCGGTGCAACAGCTCGACACCGCCCAGGCGTGGCGCGACCGCGCCTCGGCCGTGGTGATCGCCGCCTTCCTGATCACCGGCTTCGCGATCACGATCCTGGTTCGCAATGCGGTCACCCGACCCATGGAGGCCTTGGCATCCGCGTGCCGGCGGATCACCAAGGGAAACTTCGACGAGCAGATCATTCCCGAGGGCCCCAAGGATATTCGCGCGATCGCCGCCGACGTCGAAGGCATGCGACGCCGTATCGTCGACGAACTCGAGGCGTCCAGCGAAGCCCGCGCACAACTGGACGAACAGGCCGCCGAGCTTCGTCGCTCCAACGCCGAGCTCGAGCAATTCGCCTACGTCGCGTCGCACGACCTGCAGGAGCCACTGCGCAAGGTCGCGTCGTTCTGTCAGCTGCTGGAGAAGCGCTACGGCGACCAGCTGGACGAACGTGGCCACCAGTACATCGATTTCGCTGTCGACGGCGCCAAGCGGATGCAGGTTTTGATCAACGACCTGTTGACGTTCTCCAGGGTCGGCCGGTTGCACGCCACCCAGGTCGACGTGAAGCTCGATACCGTGCTGGACGCCGCAATCGCCAATGTGGCCACCGCGATCGAGGAGACCGGTGCCGAGATCACCCGCTCGGGCCCGTTGCCCACGGTGACCGGCGACCCGACCCTGCTGACGATGTTGTGGCAGAACCTGGTCAGCAACGCGGTGAAGTTCCGCCGCGACGACGTTGCCCCGCGCATCGCCATCACCTCCGAAACCGGTACCGGTGATGACGAAGGGCAGTGGGTGTTCACGTTCTCCGACAACGGAATCGGAATCGCCGACGAATTCGTCGACAAGGTGTTCGTGATCTTCCAGCGGCTACACGGCCGGGATGCCTATGCAGGCACCGGAATCGGCCTGGCGCTGGTGAAGAAGATCGTCGAGCACCACGGCGGCACCATCTCGATCGACACCGCCTACGACGGCGGTACCCGATTCCGCTTCACCCTGCCCGCCCATATCGCACCCGATACCCGAGCTTTGCAACTGGAAGGAACCGCTTCATGA